One segment of Anatilimnocola aggregata DNA contains the following:
- a CDS encoding peptidase associated/transthyretin-like domain-containing protein — MIRTSIVTLALSFVAGCAPTGPAAIPVTGVVTLDGQPCASAVVNLVAHGETTGNGGWGRTDEQGKFVIHLNDGRSEQGPPGLPAGQYKVLISKLVTPDGQPFIPTEDVAPIDSNAKELLPPIYSDFQQTTLTADVVAPKSELVFELKSARR; from the coding sequence ATGATTCGCACGTCGATCGTGACCCTTGCTCTGTCGTTCGTTGCCGGCTGTGCGCCCACGGGCCCTGCCGCAATTCCGGTTACAGGGGTCGTGACTTTAGACGGCCAGCCTTGTGCAAGCGCGGTCGTCAACTTGGTTGCTCATGGAGAAACAACAGGCAACGGCGGCTGGGGAAGGACGGACGAACAGGGGAAGTTTGTGATTCACCTGAACGATGGCCGTTCGGAACAAGGCCCGCCTGGATTGCCGGCCGGACAGTACAAAGTCCTCATCAGCAAACTGGTCACTCCCGACGGCCAGCCCTTTATTCCCACCGAAGATGTTGCCCCGATCGACTCCAATGCCAAAGAACTGTTGCCGCCGATCTATAGCGACTTTCAACAAACGACACTCACTGCCGACGTCGTCGCTCCCAAGTCAGAATTGGTCTTCGAACTCAAATCGGCTCGACGTTGA
- a CDS encoding DUF1559 domain-containing protein has translation MAAPISWRAQRPAFTLVELLVVIAMIGMLMALLLPAVQQAREAGRRSQCSNNLRQLALGLQNYHSAYNCFPPSYIANTKHASRDPQTFDGPSGFAWGALLLPFVEQQAVHDKFDFNQPCWSTANAATAQTKLKVFYCPSATGNPDAFNVKSSSGTTLAKFGRSDFVASVGMEEPWGFTLEDWTSVADGPLYRNSPTRAADVTDGLSNTVFLGEHSSLLSSKTWVGVVPGAAVCANRPDKFPITECDLATTLVNVHSGPASGEIDPVTGFAPIHPPNSPLCHVCQMYAEHPTGCNVALGDGSVRFISQFVHQPTWAGLSSRAGGEVLQDF, from the coding sequence ATGGCTGCTCCAATAAGCTGGCGGGCTCAACGGCCTGCCTTCACACTGGTTGAGTTGCTCGTGGTGATTGCCATGATCGGCATGCTCATGGCCCTGTTGTTGCCAGCCGTGCAGCAGGCGCGCGAAGCGGGACGCCGGTCGCAGTGCAGCAACAATCTCCGTCAGCTGGCGCTGGGACTGCAGAATTATCATTCCGCCTATAACTGCTTTCCGCCGTCGTACATCGCCAACACCAAACACGCCTCGCGCGACCCGCAGACTTTCGATGGCCCTTCGGGCTTTGCCTGGGGCGCGCTATTGCTGCCGTTCGTCGAGCAACAGGCGGTACACGATAAGTTCGATTTCAACCAGCCTTGCTGGAGTACCGCGAACGCCGCGACAGCCCAGACCAAGCTCAAAGTCTTTTACTGCCCCTCGGCCACCGGCAATCCGGATGCGTTTAACGTGAAGAGTTCTTCGGGAACGACGTTGGCGAAGTTTGGCCGCTCCGATTTTGTCGCGAGCGTCGGCATGGAAGAGCCCTGGGGGTTTACTCTGGAAGATTGGACGTCGGTCGCCGATGGCCCGCTCTATCGCAACTCGCCTACGCGGGCCGCGGATGTGACCGACGGGCTTTCGAACACCGTCTTTTTGGGTGAGCACAGCAGCCTGCTCAGCAGCAAGACCTGGGTCGGCGTGGTGCCGGGCGCGGCGGTGTGCGCCAATCGACCCGATAAATTTCCCATCACTGAATGCGATCTGGCGACAACACTCGTCAACGTGCATAGCGGCCCAGCCTCGGGCGAGATCGATCCCGTGACGGGCTTTGCTCCCATTCATCCGCCGAATAGCCCGCTCTGTCACGTCTGTCAGATGTATGCCGAGCATCCCACGGGGTGCAACGTGGCACTTGGCGATGGGAGTGTGCGGTTCATTTCTCAGTTCGTTCATCAACCCACTTGGGCGGGGCTATCGAGCCGTGCCGGTGGCGAAGTTTTGCAAGATTTTTAA
- a CDS encoding Gfo/Idh/MocA family oxidoreductase produces the protein MNKNSPEPLRLAVIGAGHLGRIHARLAKQLPHTQLVAVVDPVEASRTAVATELQVPTHADYHPLLAQFDAAIVATPTQFHHAVVMELLERGKHVLVEKPIASTSAEAEEMVSAADERDLVLQVGHVERFNPAWVRIRPHLTDATFIAARRLAPYTCRSTDVGVVLDLMIHDLDLVLSLVPEEVTQVQACGAAVIGPHEDWAEARLSFSNGCVAQLSASRVSPVVVRSLEISNGQSFAAIDFGSKTARTLEPSLTIRQGQIDIARLSPTERVELKDQFFDKHLHKEDLAVTDHNAILEEQKDFVQAVKQHSQPQVTGIDGWRALETAERIVAAIAASQRERSRSSSQHALRGPHWSHAAKLAAARRKAG, from the coding sequence ATGAACAAGAATTCGCCCGAACCGCTTCGCCTTGCTGTGATCGGAGCTGGTCATTTGGGGCGAATTCATGCCCGGCTGGCCAAGCAGCTTCCACACACTCAACTCGTGGCAGTTGTCGATCCGGTCGAAGCCTCGCGAACAGCCGTTGCCACCGAGTTGCAAGTTCCCACGCACGCCGACTATCATCCGCTCCTCGCGCAGTTTGATGCGGCAATCGTTGCCACGCCGACTCAATTTCACCATGCCGTGGTGATGGAACTGCTCGAACGCGGGAAACATGTCCTGGTCGAAAAGCCGATCGCCAGCACTTCGGCCGAAGCAGAAGAAATGGTATCAGCCGCTGATGAGCGTGATCTGGTGCTGCAAGTCGGTCACGTCGAGCGCTTCAATCCGGCTTGGGTTCGCATCCGGCCTCATTTGACCGATGCCACCTTCATCGCCGCGCGCCGACTGGCTCCGTATACCTGTCGTTCGACCGACGTTGGCGTTGTGCTCGACCTGATGATTCACGACCTCGATCTCGTCCTGAGCCTGGTGCCCGAAGAAGTGACGCAGGTTCAAGCCTGCGGCGCGGCGGTCATTGGCCCACACGAAGATTGGGCCGAAGCTCGACTTTCCTTCTCGAATGGCTGCGTAGCGCAATTGAGTGCCTCGCGCGTGAGTCCCGTCGTCGTTCGTTCGCTTGAGATCAGTAATGGCCAAAGTTTCGCGGCGATCGATTTCGGTAGCAAGACTGCCCGCACTCTCGAACCTTCCCTGACAATTCGACAGGGGCAGATCGATATCGCGCGGCTGAGCCCAACCGAACGAGTCGAATTGAAAGATCAGTTCTTCGACAAACATCTGCACAAAGAAGATCTGGCCGTCACCGACCACAATGCAATTCTCGAAGAGCAAAAAGACTTCGTGCAGGCGGTGAAGCAACATTCACAGCCGCAAGTGACCGGCATCGACGGCTGGCGAGCACTCGAGACGGCCGAACGGATTGTCGCCGCCATTGCCGCGAGCCAGCGCGAACGTTCGCGCAGTTCCAGCCAGCATGCCCTGCGCGGACCTCACTGGTCACACGCGGCAAAACTAGCTGCTGCCCGCCGCAAGGCTGGCTAA
- the lpxA gene encoding acyl-ACP--UDP-N-acetylglucosamine O-acyltransferase, translated as MPTNIHPTAVIDPRAEIHDDVEVGPHCIVGPLVTIGSGTQLIANVTVMGRVTLGQRNRVFPAAVLGGDPQDVSYRGTDTQVIIGDDNIIREGATINRGSEKEDGTTSLGSGCFIMAGSHIAHDCKVGNRVIMANATLLGGHVHVHDDATISGGVAVHHFSTIGSFSFTGGLSRVLHDVPPYMLAEGNPSRPRCINLVALKRNNFSADSIRALAEAHRLIFRARVGIDHAREILRSSELLMPAVNHLLSFLQNQYEGRHGRGRDRRRAA; from the coding sequence ATGCCCACCAACATCCATCCGACCGCGGTCATCGATCCGCGGGCTGAAATCCACGATGACGTGGAGGTGGGCCCTCATTGCATTGTTGGTCCGCTAGTGACCATTGGCAGCGGCACGCAGCTCATCGCGAACGTCACCGTCATGGGACGCGTTACGCTCGGTCAGCGGAATCGCGTTTTCCCTGCGGCTGTGTTGGGTGGCGATCCTCAAGACGTGAGTTATCGCGGCACCGATACGCAGGTAATCATCGGCGACGATAACATCATTCGCGAAGGGGCCACCATCAATCGCGGCAGCGAAAAAGAAGATGGCACCACTTCGCTCGGCAGCGGCTGCTTCATCATGGCCGGTAGCCACATCGCGCACGATTGCAAAGTCGGCAATCGCGTCATCATGGCCAACGCCACGCTGCTCGGCGGTCACGTTCACGTCCACGACGATGCCACAATCTCCGGCGGCGTCGCCGTTCATCATTTTTCCACGATTGGCAGCTTCAGCTTCACTGGCGGACTCAGCCGCGTGCTGCACGATGTGCCTCCCTACATGCTGGCCGAAGGAAATCCTTCGCGGCCGCGCTGCATCAACCTGGTGGCGCTCAAACGAAACAATTTCTCGGCCGATTCGATTCGCGCCCTGGCTGAAGCCCATCGCCTGATCTTTCGGGCCCGCGTGGGCATCGATCACGCCCGCGAAATTCTGCGTTCCAGTGAACTATTGATGCCAGCCGTCAATCACTTGCTCAGCTTTCTGCAAAATCAATACGAGGGCCGGCACGGTCGCGGACGCGATCGCCGGCGAGCAGCATGA
- a CDS encoding DUF1559 domain-containing protein, with protein sequence MHRSFRSGFTLVELLVVIAIIGVLIALLLPAVQAAREAARRMQCSNNLKQLVLAIANYEDSLRILPTGRMGCDCNTNLPAHGCGTRPSSTRPGTSGFVMLLPQLEQQPLYDQLGFEKGAVAPATGCASVTNDTAGWNTGISHLFSLQPKFIVCPSNFTKKTSAGNWGIGSYALNHGTLGPTKGTDQNAKHLNTGVFMYRSEIKLKDVTDGLSNTMFVGEVAQGDHPHNQNQWMVALRHVDSLRSTENALNTRPQKGLVLNLYGLQVNGAFSSRHPGGALFAYGDGHVQFIGDNINMTAYQAMSTRAGGETDQP encoded by the coding sequence ATGCACCGCTCATTCCGATCGGGCTTTACGCTCGTTGAACTCCTCGTTGTCATTGCCATTATCGGCGTGCTCATTGCCCTGCTGCTCCCCGCGGTGCAGGCCGCGCGCGAAGCTGCCCGCCGCATGCAGTGCTCGAACAATTTGAAGCAACTCGTGCTGGCGATCGCCAACTATGAAGATTCGCTGCGAATCTTGCCAACTGGCCGAATGGGTTGCGATTGTAATACCAACTTGCCCGCTCATGGCTGCGGTACCCGTCCTTCGTCGACTCGCCCGGGCACCAGTGGCTTCGTGATGCTCCTCCCACAACTCGAACAGCAGCCTTTGTACGACCAACTCGGCTTCGAAAAAGGTGCGGTCGCGCCAGCGACGGGTTGTGCCAGCGTCACCAACGATACCGCCGGTTGGAACACGGGAATCTCTCACCTTTTCTCGTTGCAGCCCAAGTTTATCGTCTGCCCGAGCAACTTTACGAAGAAGACATCCGCCGGCAACTGGGGCATCGGAAGCTATGCCCTCAATCACGGCACACTGGGGCCGACGAAAGGGACCGATCAAAACGCCAAGCACTTGAACACGGGTGTGTTCATGTACCGCAGCGAAATCAAGCTGAAAGATGTGACCGATGGCTTGAGCAACACGATGTTTGTCGGTGAAGTGGCTCAAGGGGATCATCCGCACAACCAGAATCAATGGATGGTCGCCCTGCGTCACGTCGACAGCTTGCGTTCAACCGAAAATGCGCTCAATACCCGGCCGCAAAAGGGACTCGTGCTGAACCTGTACGGTCTGCAAGTGAATGGCGCGTTCAGTAGCAGGCACCCCGGCGGAGCCTTGTTTGCCTATGGCGATGGTCACGTGCAATTCATTGGCGATAACATCAACATGACGGCCTACCAGGCGATGTCGACGCGCGCCGGCGGCGAAACCGATCAACCCTAG
- the lpxC gene encoding UDP-3-O-acyl-N-acetylglucosamine deacetylase yields the protein MAQLRKQQTLAQVAEFSGFGYWSGKDVRVELRPAPVDSGLQFVRSDIAPHVRIAADARNRLEAPRRTTLATGTAQVEMVEHILAALYGLQIDNCEVWVDQAEMPGGDGSSLAIVEAIEAAGIAQQEAPAKRLVISEVVRVGDDESWVEARPHKHGGLSVRYRLDYGPECPIGRETIDLKVTPKSFRNELASARTFLLEEEADWLRSRGLGTRVTNQDLLVFGKTGLIDNTLRFENECVRHKALDLVGDLALAGCELVGHVIAHRSGHRLNAELVRTILQEGRVEGGLRRTG from the coding sequence ATGGCCCAGCTGCGTAAACAACAGACGTTGGCCCAAGTGGCCGAATTCTCCGGTTTTGGTTACTGGAGCGGTAAGGACGTTCGCGTCGAACTCCGCCCTGCTCCGGTCGATAGCGGCCTGCAGTTCGTCCGCAGCGATATCGCACCGCACGTGCGCATTGCTGCCGATGCCCGCAACCGCCTCGAAGCACCACGCCGCACCACCCTCGCCACGGGCACTGCCCAGGTCGAGATGGTCGAACATATCCTGGCCGCGCTCTATGGCCTGCAGATCGACAACTGCGAGGTCTGGGTCGATCAGGCCGAAATGCCTGGCGGCGACGGCTCTAGCCTGGCAATCGTAGAGGCGATCGAAGCTGCGGGAATCGCCCAGCAAGAGGCTCCGGCGAAACGCCTAGTGATCTCGGAAGTGGTCCGCGTCGGCGACGATGAAAGTTGGGTCGAAGCCCGGCCTCACAAGCATGGCGGACTGTCGGTTCGCTATCGACTCGACTACGGTCCCGAGTGCCCCATCGGTCGCGAGACGATCGACCTTAAGGTCACACCCAAATCATTCCGCAATGAGCTCGCTTCAGCCCGCACCTTCCTGCTCGAAGAAGAGGCCGATTGGCTTCGCTCGCGCGGCCTGGGCACGCGAGTCACGAATCAAGACCTGCTCGTCTTTGGCAAGACGGGGCTGATCGACAACACCCTCCGCTTCGAAAATGAATGCGTCCGTCACAAAGCGCTCGACCTGGTCGGCGATCTCGCCCTGGCCGGTTGCGAACTGGTCGGCCACGTCATCGCTCACCGCAGTGGCCATCGCCTGAACGCCGAACTCGTCCGCACCATCCTCCAGGAAGGTCGTGTCGAAGGAGGCTTGCGTCGCACTGGCTAA
- a CDS encoding DUF4416 family protein, with protein MGDTVKQRPVLLIAAVFSRHAAALEWARARFAAAWGAIKSESPLFEHRETTYYEASMGADLQKMFLVSEQLIDPGQLPELKLTANRWEEEYRALGNHGEARPLNIDPGYLTEAKLVLASTKDRDHRIYLSQGIFAEVTLHYARGTWQTRPWTYPDYQRADYHAYFTTCREYLRQRYREGV; from the coding sequence ATGGGCGACACCGTCAAGCAAAGACCCGTGCTGTTGATTGCGGCCGTCTTCAGTCGGCATGCCGCCGCGCTGGAGTGGGCTCGCGCGCGATTTGCGGCAGCTTGGGGCGCCATCAAGTCGGAAAGTCCGTTGTTTGAACATCGCGAAACAACTTACTACGAAGCCTCGATGGGAGCTGACCTACAGAAGATGTTTCTCGTAAGCGAGCAGTTGATCGATCCTGGTCAGTTACCGGAATTAAAACTGACGGCCAATCGCTGGGAGGAAGAGTATCGCGCGCTTGGAAATCATGGCGAAGCGCGACCGCTGAACATCGATCCAGGTTACCTCACCGAAGCGAAACTGGTGCTGGCCTCAACGAAAGACCGCGATCATCGGATCTATCTCTCCCAAGGAATCTTTGCCGAAGTGACGCTACACTACGCGCGCGGTACCTGGCAAACTCGCCCCTGGACGTATCCCGACTATCAACGGGCCGACTATCACGCGTACTTCACAACCTGCCGCGAGTATCTCCGCCAACGGTACCGAGAGGGAGTTTAA
- a CDS encoding ABC transporter ATP-binding protein, translated as MSSTSGTKPLLTVDDLHVSFRTDDGSIRAVNGVSFELHPGETLGIVGESGSGKSVTNLALLGLIPRPPGVIERGRAMFAGQDLLKLGTRELSSIRGKRIAMIFQDPMTALNPFLSVAEQLTEVTQLHLKHSSSQARKHAIDMLERVGIPAAAERIDDFPHQFSGGMRQRVMIAMALACQPEILIADEPTTALDVTIQAQMLELIAELQKTHGTAVILITHALGVIASVCHRVLVMYAGKIVEQAGVYELFAQPQHPYTLGLLKSIPRWDATRQDQLAAIDGQPPDMLHPPTGCAFHPRCTFRLERCSQEEPPLEPAIHGGLKACFADLTKIPSPTEQARAAGTHS; from the coding sequence ATGTCTTCCACATCTGGAACTAAGCCGCTTCTGACCGTTGATGATTTGCACGTGTCGTTTCGAACCGACGATGGTTCGATTCGCGCGGTGAATGGTGTGTCGTTCGAATTGCATCCGGGTGAAACGCTGGGCATTGTCGGCGAATCGGGTTCCGGCAAGAGCGTGACGAATCTCGCCCTCTTAGGACTGATTCCGCGGCCTCCCGGCGTGATTGAGCGCGGGCGGGCGATGTTCGCCGGGCAAGACCTGCTGAAGCTCGGCACGCGCGAGTTGTCATCGATTCGCGGCAAGCGGATTGCGATGATCTTTCAGGATCCGATGACGGCGCTCAATCCGTTTCTCTCGGTTGCCGAGCAATTGACCGAAGTCACCCAGTTGCATTTGAAGCATTCGTCGTCCCAGGCACGTAAGCATGCGATCGACATGCTCGAGCGGGTCGGCATACCGGCTGCTGCCGAGCGGATCGACGACTTTCCGCATCAGTTTTCGGGAGGAATGCGGCAGCGGGTGATGATTGCCATGGCGCTGGCCTGCCAGCCCGAGATTTTAATCGCCGACGAGCCGACAACGGCCCTCGATGTGACCATTCAAGCGCAGATGCTGGAACTGATTGCCGAGTTGCAGAAGACGCACGGCACCGCGGTGATTCTCATTACCCACGCCCTGGGGGTGATTGCCAGTGTGTGCCATCGCGTGCTGGTGATGTACGCGGGGAAAATCGTCGAGCAAGCGGGCGTTTACGAATTGTTTGCCCAGCCGCAGCATCCCTATACGCTGGGCCTGTTGAAATCGATCCCCCGCTGGGATGCCACGCGGCAAGATCAACTCGCTGCCATCGACGGCCAACCGCCCGATATGTTGCATCCGCCGACGGGTTGTGCGTTTCATCCCCGTTGCACATTTCGCTTAGAGCGCTGTTCGCAAGAGGAGCCGCCGCTAGAGCCAGCCATTCACGGTGGGCTGAAGGCTTGCTTCGCCGACTTGACAAAGATCCCATCACCGACTGAACAGGCTCGCGCCGCAGGAACTCATTCATGA
- a CDS encoding OmpH family outer membrane protein, whose product MKVCLPATIVAGVVLCAQVAMAQVGAPGAAPAARPPVAPAAAPAGPRTTPTIVVIDIAKVFKGHNRFNQSMGDIKKDIEDFDTFVKGETTKLKAMGEALQQYKAGSLEYKQREEEAARATSDLQVKVGLKKKELLEQEARVYFQVYRELEQSVANFSNVNGIHMVLRFNSDEMKEDDRNSVLQGVNRAVVYYNPTLDVTAHILADLNRFSPPAPTPNPNGQIPSANRPQIPPVGPRR is encoded by the coding sequence GTGAAAGTCTGCCTTCCCGCCACCATTGTGGCAGGCGTCGTATTGTGTGCCCAAGTTGCTATGGCCCAAGTGGGTGCTCCCGGAGCCGCTCCGGCTGCACGTCCACCAGTAGCCCCCGCGGCTGCTCCAGCTGGGCCGCGAACCACACCCACCATCGTCGTCATCGATATTGCGAAGGTCTTCAAAGGCCACAATCGCTTTAATCAATCGATGGGCGACATCAAGAAGGACATCGAAGACTTCGATACCTTCGTGAAGGGTGAAACCACCAAACTCAAAGCGATGGGCGAAGCCCTCCAGCAATACAAAGCTGGCTCGCTGGAATACAAGCAGCGCGAAGAAGAGGCCGCTCGGGCCACTTCCGATCTGCAAGTCAAGGTCGGCCTGAAGAAGAAGGAGCTCCTCGAACAGGAAGCTCGCGTCTACTTCCAGGTCTACCGAGAACTGGAGCAGAGCGTTGCCAACTTCTCAAACGTCAACGGCATCCACATGGTCTTACGCTTCAACAGCGACGAGATGAAGGAAGATGACCGCAACTCGGTGCTGCAAGGTGTGAATCGTGCTGTGGTGTATTACAATCCCACGCTCGATGTCACCGCGCACATCCTGGCGGACCTGAATCGCTTCTCGCCACCGGCTCCTACGCCGAACCCGAACGGGCAGATTCCGTCGGCGAATCGGCCGCAGATCCCTCCGGTTGGCCCTCGCCGCTAA
- a CDS encoding Gfo/Idh/MocA family protein, giving the protein MKKYRVAVIGHTGKGNYGHGVDTVWLKIPSCEIVAVADADEAGRAAVVNRLKAPKGYADYRQMLDEAKADIVAIGPRWLDQHREMCLAAAAHGAHIYMEKPFCRSPAEADEIIKACEKADIKLALAHQTRYSPKLQGIRELIDDGKIGTILEFRGRGKEDKRGGGEDLWVLGSHIMNLIHHFGGEPNWCFARVEEGGQPIGKEHIKPGNEGIGPLAGDTISAMYGLDGGATAYFGSKRETMGNRFGLQIFGSKGIIEILTGHLPSAQFLPDPAWSPGRSKAVWQPISSTGLEPETMKDGGLDAGNVLAVQDLIEAIENDRQPECSMYEGRTTIEMICAVFESHRTGGPVKMPLATRVNPLSLV; this is encoded by the coding sequence ATGAAGAAGTATCGCGTCGCGGTCATTGGGCACACAGGCAAGGGGAACTATGGTCACGGTGTCGATACCGTGTGGCTCAAGATTCCTTCGTGCGAAATCGTCGCAGTCGCCGACGCCGACGAAGCTGGCCGGGCAGCTGTAGTCAATCGGTTGAAGGCTCCCAAGGGATACGCCGACTATCGCCAGATGCTCGACGAAGCCAAGGCCGATATCGTGGCCATCGGTCCCCGCTGGCTCGATCAACATCGCGAGATGTGCCTCGCCGCTGCTGCCCACGGCGCGCACATCTACATGGAGAAGCCCTTCTGCCGTTCGCCCGCCGAAGCTGACGAAATCATCAAGGCTTGCGAAAAGGCTGATATCAAACTCGCGCTCGCTCATCAAACGCGTTACAGCCCCAAGTTGCAGGGCATTCGCGAATTGATCGACGATGGCAAGATCGGCACCATCCTCGAGTTCCGCGGCCGAGGCAAAGAAGACAAACGGGGCGGTGGTGAAGACCTGTGGGTGCTTGGCAGCCACATCATGAATTTGATTCACCACTTCGGCGGCGAGCCCAACTGGTGCTTCGCTCGTGTCGAAGAAGGTGGCCAACCGATTGGCAAGGAACACATCAAGCCCGGCAACGAAGGCATTGGCCCGTTGGCTGGCGACACCATCTCTGCCATGTATGGGCTCGATGGGGGCGCGACTGCCTACTTCGGCAGCAAGCGTGAAACTATGGGCAATCGGTTTGGCCTGCAGATTTTCGGCAGCAAGGGGATCATCGAAATCCTCACCGGTCATTTGCCCAGCGCGCAATTTCTGCCCGATCCAGCCTGGTCGCCCGGCCGTAGCAAGGCTGTCTGGCAACCCATTTCGTCGACGGGTCTCGAGCCTGAAACGATGAAAGACGGCGGACTCGATGCCGGCAATGTCCTCGCTGTTCAGGATTTGATTGAAGCCATCGAGAACGATCGCCAGCCCGAGTGCAGCATGTACGAAGGGCGAACCACGATCGAAATGATCTGCGCCGTCTTCGAATCGCATCGCACCGGTGGCCCGGTGAAAATGCCCCTTGCCACCCGCGTGAATCCGCTGTCGCTGGTCTAA
- a CDS encoding ABC transporter ATP-binding protein yields the protein MTAAAAPEVGRRLQKQSDKPLLVVKDLKVHFPKRKGGWLFGQPGVLRAVDGVSFTIREGETLGLVGESGCGKTTTARAVIHLQKPTSGEIWLAGDRVDQLTPRQMLPYRRNIQMIFQDPFASLNPRMTVGAIIQEPMEIFGLYGNNRKLEAMRLMDLVGLNPRFLNRYPHEFSGGQRQRIGIARALAVQPKLIVCDEPVSALDVSIQAQVINLLMDLQRQLGLAYLFISHDLSVVRHISHRIGVMYLGRIVEMASADAIHANPRHPYTQALLSAAPIPDPVLQRERQRIILKGEVPSADRVYPGCPFADRCPIAEQFCREKVPLLEGRDHLVACHKASPEV from the coding sequence ATGACGGCCGCTGCTGCTCCGGAAGTTGGTCGTCGCTTGCAAAAACAGAGCGACAAACCGCTACTCGTCGTGAAAGACCTGAAGGTTCACTTTCCGAAGCGAAAAGGTGGTTGGCTGTTCGGCCAACCGGGAGTGCTGCGGGCGGTTGACGGAGTCAGCTTTACGATTCGCGAAGGAGAAACGCTCGGGCTCGTGGGCGAATCGGGCTGCGGTAAGACAACTACCGCTCGCGCGGTGATTCACCTGCAGAAGCCGACGAGCGGCGAGATCTGGCTCGCTGGGGACCGGGTCGACCAACTGACGCCACGGCAAATGTTGCCTTACCGCCGCAACATTCAAATGATCTTTCAAGATCCATTTGCCTCGCTCAATCCACGCATGACCGTCGGGGCAATCATCCAAGAGCCGATGGAAATCTTCGGGCTCTACGGCAACAACCGCAAGCTCGAAGCGATGCGGCTAATGGACCTGGTCGGGCTCAATCCGCGGTTCCTGAATCGCTATCCCCACGAGTTCTCCGGTGGACAACGGCAGCGAATCGGCATTGCTCGCGCGCTCGCCGTACAACCGAAATTGATTGTCTGCGATGAGCCAGTTTCCGCGCTCGATGTTTCCATTCAAGCGCAGGTCATCAACCTGCTGATGGACTTGCAGCGGCAACTGGGTCTCGCGTATCTGTTCATCTCGCATGACCTGTCGGTGGTCCGGCATATTTCGCATCGCATCGGCGTGATGTACCTAGGGCGCATCGTCGAGATGGCGTCTGCGGACGCGATTCACGCAAACCCGCGGCATCCCTATACGCAGGCGCTGCTGTCGGCCGCGCCCATTCCCGATCCGGTGCTGCAGCGTGAGCGGCAGCGGATCATTCTTAAAGGTGAAGTCCCCTCGGCAGACCGGGTCTATCCGGGCTGTCCCTTTGCCGATCGCTGCCCGATTGCCGAGCAGTTCTGCCGAGAGAAAGTCCCGCTGCTCGAAGGTCGCGACCACCTCGTGGCCTGCCATAAAGCGTCGCCGGAAGTTTAG
- a CDS encoding DUF4198 domain-containing protein, with amino-acid sequence MLRLAVIPVIALTLLSTGCDSRSRRVPIAGTVLIDGKPLAGGTIAVVPSNDRPAISMIDQQGRFQLTTYDDFDGAILGEHPVEIFSRVDVGGDRQRWLIPPKYASIKTSGLVLQVDKPNPNVVFELTWGNQEPAIEVIEGGGDVGAVPGATEEALPVPGSP; translated from the coding sequence ATGCTGCGACTTGCTGTTATTCCTGTCATCGCTCTAACGCTACTTTCCACCGGATGCGATAGTCGTTCTCGCCGAGTGCCGATCGCCGGAACGGTGCTCATTGATGGTAAACCTCTGGCGGGAGGCACGATTGCCGTGGTTCCCAGCAATGACCGTCCCGCCATTTCGATGATTGACCAGCAAGGTCGCTTTCAACTCACGACCTACGACGATTTCGATGGCGCAATTCTGGGCGAACATCCGGTAGAAATCTTTTCGCGGGTAGATGTTGGCGGTGATCGGCAACGCTGGCTGATTCCACCAAAGTACGCCAGCATTAAAACTTCCGGCCTGGTGCTGCAGGTGGACAAACCCAATCCGAACGTCGTCTTCGAGTTGACCTGGGGCAATCAAGAACCGGCAATCGAAGTGATTGAGGGAGGCGGCGACGTGGGCGCTGTGCCAGGTGCTACCGAGGAAGCTCTGCCGGTTCCCGGTTCTCCGTGA